One Nonomuraea angiospora DNA segment encodes these proteins:
- a CDS encoding AraC family transcriptional regulator has product MDVLSDLLHRARARNALVRKLVQRPPWSLSFADAPALTVVATLGGHASVRLGEDGAPVRLAAGDIALISATSRYTIADSPSTPPQVVIQGQKKYVVGGEEMATPARRSLAPRTYGDGLPGATVMIRGAYELRGDVGDRLLDMLPPLAVVPAGPRTRAALDLLATEVACDEPGQDAILDRLLDLVLVLALRAWCARPDPALPAWHRALADPAIGDVLRLLHEDPAHRWTVAELAAKVGMSRAAFAARFTGLVGEPPLTYLTGWRMALAADLLRDTEATVATVARQVGYEDAFAFSVAFKRARALSPSAWRRRQAR; this is encoded by the coding sequence ATGGATGTCCTGAGCGATCTGCTGCACCGGGCCCGCGCCAGGAACGCGCTGGTCAGGAAGCTGGTCCAGCGGCCGCCATGGTCGCTGAGCTTCGCCGACGCCCCCGCGCTCACGGTCGTGGCCACGCTCGGCGGCCACGCGTCGGTCCGGCTCGGCGAGGACGGCGCGCCCGTGCGCCTCGCCGCCGGTGACATCGCCCTCATCAGCGCCACGAGCCGGTACACGATCGCCGACAGCCCGTCCACCCCGCCCCAGGTGGTCATTCAGGGACAGAAGAAGTACGTCGTCGGCGGCGAGGAGATGGCGACGCCGGCTCGTCGGAGCCTGGCGCCGCGCACCTACGGTGACGGCCTGCCCGGGGCCACGGTCATGATCCGGGGCGCGTACGAGCTCCGCGGCGACGTGGGCGACCGCCTGCTGGACATGCTCCCGCCGCTGGCGGTGGTGCCCGCCGGGCCGCGGACCCGCGCGGCGCTGGATCTGCTCGCCACCGAGGTCGCCTGCGACGAGCCCGGCCAGGACGCCATCCTCGACCGCCTGCTGGATCTGGTGCTCGTGCTGGCGTTGCGCGCGTGGTGCGCCAGGCCGGATCCGGCGCTGCCCGCCTGGCATCGGGCGCTGGCCGACCCCGCGATCGGCGACGTCCTGCGCCTGCTGCACGAGGACCCTGCCCACCGATGGACGGTCGCCGAGCTGGCCGCCAAGGTAGGGATGTCGCGCGCGGCCTTCGCCGCGCGCTTCACCGGCCTGGTCGGCGAACCCCCGCTCACCTACCTCACCGGCTGGCGCATGGCCCTGGCGGCGGACCTGCTCCGTGACACCGAGGCGACCGTCGCCACGGTGGCCCGGCAGGTCGGGTACGAGGACGCCTTCGCCTTCAGCGTGGCCTTCAAGCGCGCCCGCGCCCTCAGCCCCTCGGCCTGGCGCCGCCGCCAGGCGCGCTGA
- a CDS encoding NAD(P)H-binding protein, whose product MTNLILGGNGKTGRRIVRRLRAAGHPVRAVARTTGDLPFDLGDPTTWAPALDGVTAAYLMEPDLRGSAGHGARIPRFVAAAVASGVRRLVLLSAYGVGEAGDSHPLKPAEQAVRASGIDWTILRPDWFAQNFSESFWLRGVLSGELVLPAGDGGTPFVDAEDIAEVAVAALTEDGHSGRTYQLTGPRAISFGEAADLIGKSVGRTIRHVDVEPEVFVERQAANGVPAEVARLLTGLFVAIRDGRGSPVSDGVELALGRAPRPFEDYVAETAAAGHWD is encoded by the coding sequence ATGACGAACCTCATCCTGGGCGGCAACGGCAAGACCGGCCGCCGCATCGTCCGGCGGCTGCGGGCCGCCGGCCATCCGGTGCGGGCGGTGGCCCGTACCACCGGCGACCTCCCCTTCGACCTGGGCGACCCCACGACGTGGGCGCCCGCGCTCGACGGCGTCACCGCCGCCTACCTCATGGAGCCCGACCTGCGGGGGAGTGCCGGCCACGGCGCGCGCATCCCCAGGTTCGTGGCGGCGGCGGTCGCCTCGGGGGTGCGGCGGCTGGTGCTGCTGTCGGCCTACGGCGTCGGCGAGGCCGGCGACAGCCATCCCCTCAAGCCCGCCGAGCAGGCGGTGCGCGCCTCCGGTATCGACTGGACCATCCTGCGGCCGGACTGGTTCGCGCAGAACTTCAGCGAGAGTTTCTGGCTGCGGGGGGTTCTGTCCGGGGAGCTGGTCCTGCCCGCCGGTGACGGGGGTACGCCGTTCGTCGACGCCGAGGACATCGCCGAGGTCGCCGTGGCCGCGCTGACCGAGGACGGCCACAGCGGCCGGACCTACCAGCTGACCGGCCCGCGGGCGATCAGCTTCGGTGAGGCGGCCGATCTCATCGGCAAGTCCGTCGGGCGTACGATCCGTCACGTAGACGTCGAGCCCGAGGTCTTCGTCGAGCGTCAGGCCGCCAACGGCGTCCCCGCCGAGGTCGCCCGGCTGCTCACCGGCCTCTTCGTGGCCATCCGCGACGGCCGGGGATCCCCGGTCTCGGACGGGGTGGAGCTGGCCCTCGGCCGGGCGCCCAGGCCGTTCGAGGACTACGTCGCGGAGACCGCCGCGGCCGGCCACTGGGACTGA
- a CDS encoding LysR substrate-binding domain-containing protein — protein MELRHLRYFVMVAEELHFGRAAERLHMAQPPLSQRIRDLERELGVRLFDRNPHRVSLTEAGALLLEHARGVLERADAAREAMRRIRPGDSGVLRAGVPPDTTPMALRTLVATFAERVPDVLLELHELTTASQLAKLRAEELDVGLLRHPCDTVGLESSEVVHRRLGVVLPADHRAAGQEVVRLRSLDGSPLVIFPREMAPQLYDHMLEACRDNGFLPGAIRHARNPHFVHGLVMSGLGAHLNEEPYDELPAGLVWRPIDEPRLTWSTSAVWLPAQGGEVTAAFAAAALAGLREVGHA, from the coding sequence ATGGAGCTACGCCACCTGCGCTATTTCGTCATGGTCGCCGAGGAGCTGCACTTCGGCCGGGCCGCGGAGCGGCTGCACATGGCGCAGCCGCCGCTGTCCCAGCGCATCCGCGACCTGGAGCGGGAGCTGGGCGTCCGGTTGTTCGACCGCAACCCGCACCGCGTCTCGCTCACCGAGGCCGGCGCGCTGCTGCTCGAGCACGCGCGCGGGGTGCTGGAGCGGGCGGACGCGGCCCGCGAGGCCATGCGCCGCATCCGGCCGGGCGACTCGGGCGTGCTCCGGGCCGGGGTGCCGCCGGACACGACGCCGATGGCGCTCAGGACGCTGGTGGCCACGTTCGCCGAGCGCGTCCCGGACGTGCTGCTGGAGCTGCACGAGCTGACCACCGCCAGCCAGCTCGCCAAGCTGCGCGCGGAGGAGCTCGACGTGGGCCTCCTCCGGCATCCGTGTGACACGGTGGGGCTGGAGTCGAGCGAGGTCGTCCACCGGCGGCTCGGCGTGGTGCTGCCCGCCGACCACCGCGCCGCCGGGCAGGAGGTGGTACGCCTGCGCTCGCTCGACGGCTCGCCGCTGGTGATCTTCCCTCGGGAGATGGCGCCTCAGCTCTACGACCACATGCTGGAGGCGTGCCGGGACAACGGGTTCCTGCCCGGCGCGATCAGGCACGCCAGAAACCCCCACTTCGTGCACGGCCTCGTCATGTCGGGGCTGGGGGCGCACCTCAACGAGGAGCCGTACGACGAGCTGCCCGCCGGGCTGGTGTGGCGGCCGATCGACGAACCCCGGCTGACCTGGTCGACGTCGGCGGTGTGGCTGCCGGCGCAGGGCGGCGAGGTCACCGCCGCCTTCGCCGCCGCGGCCCTCGCGGGGCTGCGCGAGGTCGGCCATGCGTAG
- a CDS encoding acyl-CoA synthetase, translating to MSEWSVPERYNMAVDVADRHPRENLALIFEDHTGAHEEVRWGAVQDRSRQVAACLHGLGVRPGDRVAVMLPQRTDTPATYLGVLRTGAVLVTMSLLWADDQIAYRLADSGASVLVTEAGAIRRASGYGGIVVDVDDPAIGLLTPEFEDADTAADDPALIFYTSGTTGPAKGIVHAHRTLLGHNEFRHCHDLRPGDVFYGAGEWAWSMAKLMGPLRAGATHLVYRPAAGFDPEGLLASMARNGVTTGLVNPTFLRKMREQLPDAGRRHPQRFRTICCANEPLTADLIRWFREQFGVTLLDYYGSTESYPLVGNFPGTPVKEGSMGRPLPGWDVALLDEDERPVPAGEVGEICLRARSNPQFPLGYWNRPEASREVFGGEWFHTKDHARVDEDGYYWFLGRVDDVIKTSGYRVGPDEIEEALRAHPAVADVGVAGVPDPVRGQAVKAWIRPSPGHLPGEELAREIREFAKTTHSRFAYPREIEFVDELPRSATGKIQRAQLRLRHQK from the coding sequence GTGAGCGAATGGAGCGTTCCCGAGCGCTACAACATGGCCGTGGACGTGGCCGACCGCCACCCCCGCGAGAACCTGGCGCTGATCTTCGAGGATCACACGGGGGCGCACGAGGAGGTCCGCTGGGGCGCGGTGCAGGACCGCTCCCGCCAGGTGGCCGCCTGCCTGCACGGCCTCGGCGTCCGCCCCGGCGACCGGGTCGCGGTCATGCTCCCGCAGCGCACCGACACCCCGGCGACGTACCTGGGCGTGCTGCGTACCGGCGCCGTGCTCGTGACCATGTCCCTGCTCTGGGCCGACGACCAGATCGCCTACCGGCTCGCCGACTCGGGCGCGTCCGTGCTGGTCACCGAGGCGGGCGCGATCCGGCGGGCGAGCGGGTACGGCGGGATCGTGGTCGACGTGGACGACCCGGCGATCGGCCTGCTGACGCCGGAGTTCGAGGACGCCGACACCGCCGCCGACGATCCCGCGCTGATCTTCTACACCTCCGGCACGACCGGCCCCGCCAAGGGCATCGTGCACGCGCACCGCACGCTGCTCGGCCACAACGAGTTCCGGCACTGCCACGACCTGCGCCCCGGCGACGTCTTCTACGGCGCGGGAGAGTGGGCCTGGTCGATGGCCAAGCTCATGGGCCCGCTCAGGGCGGGCGCGACGCACCTGGTCTACCGCCCGGCGGCCGGGTTCGACCCGGAGGGGCTGCTGGCGAGCATGGCGCGCAACGGCGTCACGACCGGCCTGGTCAACCCCACGTTCCTGCGCAAGATGCGCGAGCAGCTGCCCGACGCGGGCCGCCGTCATCCGCAGCGGTTCCGTACGATCTGCTGCGCCAACGAGCCGCTCACCGCCGACCTGATCCGCTGGTTCCGCGAGCAGTTCGGGGTCACGCTGCTCGACTACTACGGGTCCACGGAGTCGTACCCGCTGGTGGGGAACTTCCCCGGCACCCCGGTCAAGGAGGGGTCCATGGGCCGGCCGCTGCCCGGCTGGGACGTGGCGCTCCTCGACGAGGACGAGCGGCCGGTCCCGGCGGGCGAGGTCGGCGAGATCTGCCTGCGGGCGCGGAGCAACCCGCAGTTCCCGCTCGGCTACTGGAACCGCCCCGAGGCCTCCCGGGAGGTGTTCGGCGGCGAGTGGTTCCACACCAAGGACCACGCGCGGGTGGACGAGGACGGCTACTACTGGTTCCTCGGCCGCGTCGACGACGTGATCAAGACCTCCGGCTACCGCGTCGGCCCCGACGAGATCGAGGAGGCGCTGCGCGCCCATCCCGCCGTCGCGGACGTGGGCGTGGCCGGGGTGCCCGACCCCGTACGCGGCCAGGCCGTCAAGGCGTGGATCCGGCCGTCGCCCGGCCACCTGCCGGGCGAGGAGCTGGCACGGGAGATCCGCGAGTTCGCCAAGACGACGCACTCGCGCTTCGCCTACCCCAGGGAGATCGAGTTCGTGGACGAGCTGCCCCGATCGGCGACCGGGAAGATCCAGCGCGCCCAGCTCCGACTCCGTCACCAGAAATAG
- a CDS encoding enoyl-CoA hydratase/isomerase family protein has translation MSVLLDRDGPVAVITLNRPEKLNAWTAGMRERLIELLREAGADPQVGAVVLTGAGRAFCAGQDLGETAGIDPDDHAASDAWIDGFDRLYRAVLDLDKPVVAAVNGVAAGSGFQFALLADLRIGHAGTRMGQPEVLSGIPSITGIWAMWSVLGRAKTTEFALTGRLVYGAEAERLGLLTRLVAEHDVLASAVAQAKELAALPSGAVALTKGRLRELERDALADSVAAAKKVHAAAYATGEPQREMARFLKGRAK, from the coding sequence GTGAGTGTGCTGCTGGACCGTGACGGACCCGTCGCGGTGATCACCTTGAACCGCCCGGAGAAGCTGAACGCCTGGACCGCCGGGATGCGGGAGCGGCTGATCGAGCTGCTGCGCGAGGCGGGCGCCGACCCGCAGGTGGGCGCCGTCGTCCTCACGGGGGCGGGGCGCGCCTTCTGCGCCGGTCAGGACCTGGGTGAGACGGCCGGGATCGACCCCGACGACCACGCCGCCTCCGACGCCTGGATCGACGGCTTCGACCGGCTCTACCGGGCGGTGCTCGACCTGGACAAGCCGGTCGTGGCCGCGGTGAACGGGGTGGCGGCCGGTTCGGGGTTCCAGTTCGCGCTGCTGGCGGACCTGCGCATCGGCCACGCGGGCACCCGGATGGGCCAGCCGGAGGTGCTCTCGGGCATCCCGAGCATCACCGGCATCTGGGCCATGTGGAGCGTGCTCGGCCGCGCGAAGACGACCGAGTTCGCGCTGACCGGACGCCTGGTGTACGGGGCGGAGGCGGAGCGGCTCGGCCTGCTGACCAGGCTCGTGGCGGAGCACGACGTGCTTGCCTCCGCCGTGGCGCAGGCCAAGGAGCTGGCCGCGCTGCCCTCCGGCGCGGTGGCGCTGACGAAGGGGCGGCTCAGGGAGCTGGAGCGCGACGCCCTGGCCGACTCGGTCGCGGCGGCCAAGAAGGTGCACGCCGCCGCGTACGCCACGGGCGAGCCCCAGCGGGAGATGGCCCGTTTTCTGAAGGGGCGCGCCAAGTGA